The nucleotide sequence GACGAAGCCCGGCCGAGAGGCCGGGCTTTGCTTTTTGGGCCGCCCCAACCCCTGTCCGAACCGCATGTGGACCGGCGGGGGACCGCAGTTGCCGCGAAGGACCGTGAGCGACTGCACCCGAAAATGCAGAAAGCCCGGCCGGAAGGCCGGGCTTTCGCGGTGAGCGGTCCGGGTCGCTGACGCGACCCGGATCGGTCTTAGTACGAGCCGAACTTGTAGTTCAGGCCGGCGCGGACGACGGCGAACTCGGTGTCGCGGCGGTTGTTGGTGACGCCCGAGACCAGGGCGACGCCGGGCGAGGCGACGGTGACGAGGCCGCCGGCCGGCGTGGTGGCGAAGGCGCCGATGTTGCGGTTGCCCTGGTCGAGGTTCACGTAGAGACCTTCCACCTTCAGCGTCACGGCCGAGGAGCGGAAGAAGTTCAGGAACGAGTCGGTGGGCAGGGCGTACTCGATGCCGCCGCCGACCGCGTAGCCGGTCTGGAACTCGTCGCGCGAGGAGTTCGGCAGGCCGAAGTCGCGGCCGCCGCCCGAGCCGTAGGCGAAGCCGCCCGTGGCGTACACGAGGGTGCGGTCGAAGGCGTAGCCGAGGCGGCCGCGCACGGTGCCGAAGTAGTCGAGGGTCGACAGGCCGTTCGGGTTGAACACGCCGACACCCGGCAGCAGGCCGGCGCCGGCCAGGGCGAAGCGGTTCCGCTCACGGCCGAAATCGACGTACTGCGCGTCGGCCTCGATGCCGAACACCACGCCCGAGCCGGGGGTCAGCTGCCAGTTGTAGCCGATCTGGCCGCCGCCGACGAAGCCGTCGGTGTTGGAGCGGTTGTTGCTGAAGCCGAGGGCGGCCGAGGTGCCGGGGGCGACCAGGCCGCTGGCGCCGTTGACGAGCACCACGGTGGGGGCCTGACGATCGTTGCCCGTGCCGAAGCCGTAGCCCGCGTTGAAACCGGCGTAGAAGCCCGTCCAGGTGAAGACCGGAACCGGCGTGAACACCGGCGGCGGCGCAGCACGACGCGGAAGGTCGGCGGCAGACGCGGCAGCGGTCAGGCCGGCGAGCACGGTCGAAGCGAGGAGAAGCTTTTTCATTGGGTCCTGGGTCCTGTGTGGCAAAGCCGGGCCGCTTGTAGGTCCTTGTGGCCGAGGGGTCTGTCGCTTTCCTGCAACAAGCTCGGCCAGATAAAACCCAAGCTCTCAACGAAAGGTGAAGTTTACGCTGGCAGCCGCGAGGCGCGGGAACCGATGTGCTCCGGCGCACGTCGATCATTTAGCAGAGGGGAAGCTGATTACTCGACGATCACAAGCCGGCTCGATTGCGGCGGAAAGGCGGCAAAGCCTTGCGGGGGCACTTACGGCCGCCTTCACATTTGGCATAATAACCGGAGGGCGGATTTTTACTTCCGGCCCGAAACCGCCGCCACGAGCTCCGAAGCATTCTGGGCCGCGACCGGCAGAACCGACAGGCCCGTCGGACGAGACCGGCCTCGCATCGAATTCGCTACGGAAAACAGGACGATCCCGCGGGCGCGAGATTGACAAGCCGCAGCAACGGCCTAAGTGTCCGGCACACTCGCGTGCAAGGTGGGTTCCAGACCAGGTTCCCAACGAGTCAGCTACCGCGCGCCACCGTCCGGCCCGCTTCGACCCTGCAGCCGTTGCCGCGACCGACCCCTCCGCGCCGGCTGGTCCGATCCCGCGCGCAACGGTTCACTTATCTGATGCCCTTCTCCGACCTCGGATTGAGCGACAAGGTCCTGCAGGCCGTCTCGGCCGCCGGCTACACCGAGCCGACCCCGATCCAGGCCCAAGCCATCCCGCACGTGCTGGCGCGTCGCGACGTGCTCGGCATCGCCCAGACCGGCACCGGCAAGACCGCGGCCTTCACGCTGCCGATGCTGACCCTGCTGGAGACTGGCCGCGCCCGTGCCCGGATGCCCCGCACGCTGATCCTCGAACCGACCCGCGAGCTCGCCGCGCAGGTCGAGGAGAATTTCGAGCGCTACGGCACCAATCACAAGCTCAACGTGGCTTTGATCATCGGCGGCGTCTCCTTCGCCGACCAGGACGCCAAGCTGACGCGCGGCACCGACGTGCTGATCGCCACCCCGGGCCGGCTGCTCGACCATTTCGAGCGCGGCAAGCTTCTTCTCACCGGCGTCGAACTCCTCGTCATCGACGAGGCCGACCGCATGCTCGACATGGGCTTC is from Methylobacterium radiodurans and encodes:
- a CDS encoding outer membrane protein, producing MKKLLLASTVLAGLTAAASAADLPRRAAPPPVFTPVPVFTWTGFYAGFNAGYGFGTGNDRQAPTVVLVNGASGLVAPGTSAALGFSNNRSNTDGFVGGGQIGYNWQLTPGSGVVFGIEADAQYVDFGRERNRFALAGAGLLPGVGVFNPNGLSTLDYFGTVRGRLGYAFDRTLVYATGGFAYGSGGGRDFGLPNSSRDEFQTGYAVGGGIEYALPTDSFLNFFRSSAVTLKVEGLYVNLDQGNRNIGAFATTPAGGLVTVASPGVALVSGVTNNRRDTEFAVVRAGLNYKFGSY